In Amycolatopsis endophytica, the following are encoded in one genomic region:
- a CDS encoding S8 family peptidase: MLKTGLRAVIGSALLVLAATAPVSAAPGEQQQNPPSWALDRIDQRDKAVDQTYHYDSTGEGVTVYVIDTGVDAALPDLAGRVDPGRDFVGGTDNPADGNGDGTRMAGLVAGKEFGVAKTARIVPVKVLDDAGNGRLNNIISGIDWVAQNAKQPAVAVIGFGGPASDGLDNAVRKLVSVMPVLAAAGWSGVDASFSSPARIPEVLTVGAVDKADAFAAKSNFGLGVDLLAPGVDVPSTAPGGTTATPFSGTSMSAALAAGAAALYRAQHPDETPEQVVNALINNSTPDVLTGVPQGTPNRLLYTLFEEPAAEG, encoded by the coding sequence GTGCTCAAGACTGGATTACGCGCGGTCATCGGTTCGGCGCTCCTCGTTCTCGCCGCCACGGCGCCGGTTTCGGCCGCGCCGGGCGAACAGCAGCAGAACCCGCCGAGCTGGGCCCTGGACCGGATCGACCAGCGCGACAAGGCCGTTGACCAGACGTACCACTACGACAGCACCGGCGAGGGCGTCACGGTGTACGTGATCGACACCGGTGTCGACGCGGCGTTGCCGGACCTCGCCGGGCGCGTCGACCCTGGGCGCGATTTCGTCGGCGGTACCGACAACCCGGCGGACGGCAACGGCGACGGCACCCGGATGGCGGGGCTCGTCGCTGGCAAGGAGTTCGGCGTCGCGAAGACCGCGCGGATCGTGCCGGTCAAGGTGCTCGACGACGCGGGCAACGGGCGCCTCAACAACATCATCTCGGGCATCGACTGGGTCGCTCAGAACGCGAAGCAGCCCGCGGTCGCGGTGATCGGCTTCGGCGGTCCGGCGTCCGACGGACTGGACAACGCGGTGCGCAAGCTGGTGTCGGTGATGCCGGTGTTGGCCGCCGCCGGGTGGTCGGGAGTGGACGCGTCGTTCTCCTCGCCCGCGCGGATCCCGGAGGTCCTGACGGTCGGCGCGGTCGACAAGGCGGACGCCTTCGCGGCGAAGTCGAACTTCGGCCTCGGCGTGGATCTCCTGGCACCCGGCGTGGACGTCCCGTCGACCGCGCCCGGCGGCACCACCGCCACCCCGTTCTCCGGCACGTCGATGTCCGCGGCACTCGCGGCGGGCGCCGCGGCCCTCTACCGGGCCCAGCACCCCGACGAGACGCCCGAGCAGGTCGTGAACGCCCTGATCAACAATTCGACGCCGGACGTGCTGACGGGAGTTCCGCAGGGCACGCCGAATCGCCTGCTCTACACGCTGTTCGAAGAGCCGGCCGCGGAGGGCTGA